One genomic segment of Sphingobacteriales bacterium includes these proteins:
- a CDS encoding thioredoxin family protein: MPALETTPIKLGFSAPYFALPNVVTGQVQNLETLKGQIATVIMFICNHCPYVKHINSGLVTLANEFIPKGIGFVAINSNDIVKYPDDSPQKMAQIALEHQYPFPYLFDETQQTARDYFAACTPDFSIFDADLYCVYRGQLDDSRPGNALPITGNDIRQVLQALLQGLPVSNVQKPSIGCSIKWK; this comes from the coding sequence ATGCCCGCTCTCGAAACCACGCCTATTAAACTTGGCTTTTCTGCCCCTTATTTTGCCCTGCCAAATGTTGTAACGGGGCAGGTACAAAATTTAGAAACCCTAAAGGGGCAAATCGCAACGGTAATTATGTTTATTTGCAACCATTGCCCATACGTAAAACATATTAATTCCGGATTAGTAACCTTAGCTAACGAATTTATTCCAAAAGGTATTGGTTTTGTTGCCATCAATAGCAACGATATTGTTAAATATCCGGATGATAGCCCTCAAAAAATGGCCCAAATAGCTTTAGAGCACCAATATCCATTTCCGTATTTATTTGACGAAACCCAACAAACTGCCCGCGATTATTTTGCCGCTTGCACACCCGATTTTAGCATTTTTGATGCCGATTTATATTGTGTTTACAGAGGCCAGTTAGATGACTCGAGGCCCGGAAATGCTTTGCCCATAACCGGAAACGACATCAGGCAGGTGTTGCAGGCATTGTTACAGGGATTACCTGTTTCTAATGTTCAAAAACCAAGTATAGGATGCAGTATTAAATGGAAATAA
- a CDS encoding DUF3857 domain-containing protein, whose translation MHFRKQYDEPLGPIPPIPTTDTLWQQADAVILNEEVEWTIRDAPNFTTTINCNRLIKIQTEKGAQICSSWWLPEPLDPAHEQADLPLSERKFIHRPKYFDAEISYFKARVITPNGTVRPLIPTDNTEKETIRYDGSLHHAFAYQFNLAGLKPNDVLQIQYQIYLPYNFDWMRWFFHHSTLPKQQTKIVLVHPKREYFIFNYGNNAYPAEDTTLSAKTTNKRLEWTFKNLPPCLTEPGGNPWSELPHVVWYVHGRAYAKYDEQLNPDYLPYSWQFWARDRLNFKKRHLELAQRRLSEKEVALQKFYETYRKRYPNEKPLYLLFAMHQAIADTFDFEHIDDSFANEDPRLARLPEIDKLKIRQSMSRFQFYFGVFNRLNLDAEKQVLMDGRENIAEGKLEKVAASLKNKTLRTTNRFAIYNGLLARIGENFNITVISDKRIAAINRNICMPVLGENSLFSVQKEQNWFYIYPKRHKLGLAFNELPFYLEGAPAIHIAQMTEDAHAQNNVQFTVTPSSTKEDNTRRTVAKVRVNTLSGDADFDAQVVLSGQFSTMQRNMYKMGIIDSSVNPRYGWLVYDYPDKNLHLKPDSLEINMACQFPFKTTIKAKWSLDNICKNKPNGKGFELNMQQWIKHIVEPNFTAQGRAQAFYPDFLSRDTYTYYIEFDVPISIQAFKDLPFKIENDLGNFKFDIQQVSDTAVQVQSVFEVINSRVPANSAKDVAKLYKLIAESENAILSGTYK comes from the coding sequence TTGCACTTTAGGAAGCAATATGACGAACCTCTTGGACCAATACCGCCTATTCCTACTACCGACACCCTGTGGCAACAAGCCGATGCGGTAATTTTAAACGAAGAAGTAGAATGGACAATACGCGATGCACCAAATTTTACGACTACCATTAATTGTAATCGCTTAATAAAGATTCAAACTGAAAAAGGCGCGCAAATTTGTAGTAGCTGGTGGTTGCCCGAACCCCTTGACCCCGCCCACGAACAAGCCGACTTACCCTTGTCTGAGCGCAAATTTATTCATAGACCAAAATATTTTGATGCCGAAATAAGCTATTTTAAAGCTCGGGTTATAACCCCAAACGGCACGGTTCGGCCATTAATACCAACCGATAACACCGAAAAAGAAACCATACGTTACGATGGTAGTCTTCATCATGCCTTTGCTTACCAATTTAATTTAGCTGGCCTAAAACCAAACGACGTACTGCAAATACAATATCAAATATATTTACCTTATAATTTTGATTGGATGCGTTGGTTTTTTCATCATTCAACTTTGCCCAAACAACAAACAAAAATTGTATTGGTACACCCAAAACGCGAATATTTTATTTTTAATTATGGCAACAATGCCTACCCCGCCGAAGATACGACTTTAAGTGCAAAAACGACCAATAAACGGTTAGAATGGACATTTAAAAATTTACCCCCCTGCTTGACTGAACCCGGCGGAAACCCTTGGTCTGAATTACCCCACGTGGTGTGGTATGTGCATGGGCGCGCGTATGCCAAATACGACGAACAGTTAAACCCCGACTACCTACCTTACTCGTGGCAATTTTGGGCACGCGACCGACTGAATTTCAAAAAAAGGCATCTTGAATTGGCACAACGGCGCCTTAGCGAAAAAGAAGTTGCACTACAAAAATTTTACGAAACCTACCGCAAACGCTATCCAAACGAAAAACCTTTGTATTTATTATTTGCCATGCACCAGGCTATTGCCGACACCTTTGACTTTGAACATATAGACGACAGTTTTGCCAACGAAGACCCGCGTTTGGCCAGACTTCCGGAGATAGACAAACTTAAAATAAGGCAATCAATGAGCCGTTTCCAATTTTATTTTGGCGTTTTTAACCGGCTTAACCTCGATGCCGAGAAACAAGTGCTAATGGATGGCCGTGAAAATATTGCCGAAGGCAAATTAGAAAAAGTTGCCGCTTCGCTAAAAAATAAAACCTTGCGCACCACCAACCGATTTGCTATTTACAATGGTTTATTAGCTCGAATTGGAGAAAATTTCAATATAACTGTCATTTCGGATAAGCGTATAGCAGCCATAAACCGAAATATTTGTATGCCTGTTTTGGGCGAAAACAGTTTATTTAGCGTTCAAAAAGAACAAAACTGGTTTTATATTTACCCCAAACGCCATAAATTAGGTTTGGCTTTTAACGAACTACCATTTTACTTAGAAGGTGCACCCGCCATCCATATAGCTCAAATGACCGAAGATGCTCATGCACAAAACAATGTGCAGTTTACCGTAACACCCAGCAGCACCAAAGAAGATAACACGCGCCGAACCGTGGCCAAAGTAAGGGTAAACACCCTATCCGGAGATGCCGATTTTGATGCCCAAGTTGTATTAAGTGGGCAATTTTCGACTATGCAGCGCAATATGTACAAAATGGGAATTATTGACTCGAGTGTAAATCCGCGCTATGGCTGGCTGGTTTACGATTATCCGGATAAAAATTTGCACTTAAAACCCGACTCATTGGAGATTAATATGGCCTGCCAATTTCCGTTTAAAACCACCATCAAAGCAAAATGGTCGCTGGATAATATTTGTAAGAACAAGCCCAATGGTAAAGGATTTGAATTAAATATGCAGCAATGGATAAAACATATTGTGGAACCAAATTTTACCGCCCAAGGTCGCGCCCAAGCATTTTATCCGGATTTTTTAAGCCGAGATACTTATACTTATTATATTGAATTTGATGTGCCAATTTCTATTCAAGCATTTAAAGATTTACCTTTTAAAATTGAAAATGATTTAGGAAATTTTAAATTTGATATACAACAGGTATCTGATACGGCGGTACAAGTACAATCGGTTTTTGAGGTTATAAATTCGCGTGTTCCGGCAAATTCAGCAAAGGATGTGGCAAAACTGTACAAGTTAATTGCCGAATCCGAAAATGCAATTTTAAGCGGTACTTACAAATAA
- a CDS encoding serine/threonine-protein phosphatase — MAIQLAKPAYLNELGRRTNNEDSIYPKQNAIDPNQKLFIVCDGVGGSNKGEVASNLACECFSEFFAQRVLNIANINVNETLINEALHYTEQKFSTYISQNPECAGMSCTLTLLYINNKTNNITIAWCGDSRVYQVRNGKILFQSEDHSLVNELVKRGEISPDEAATHPRRNVILRAISGSDSPTKADVVQINDLQTGDYFMLCTDGILEAVPNVILESILKKSTVSVEEARDLILQFCSELSNDNFSMYLLQIAYVDETNVSGKLPTGPVTQIMGDKPLASGQITGQTPAKSQKERNKFILLSVVLAVLLGLVYMQWTKTHQRAAYQKLIDKAKNFENSGQLDSAILTYKQAQVDFGGKEFASEITGLIESAETQQSERNQQIKLQTLKTDIGNLILQHPEDSAKNNSLLKNIEIYELTDLISIYDSLKAAYTEEQTDSSSIK, encoded by the coding sequence ATGGCCATTCAGTTAGCAAAACCTGCCTACCTAAATGAGTTAGGGAGGCGTACAAATAACGAGGATTCTATTTATCCTAAACAAAACGCAATAGACCCCAACCAAAAACTTTTTATTGTTTGCGATGGCGTTGGTGGTTCAAACAAAGGCGAAGTTGCCTCAAATTTGGCTTGCGAATGTTTTAGTGAGTTTTTTGCGCAACGTGTGCTAAACATTGCCAATATAAACGTAAATGAAACTTTAATTAATGAGGCGCTACATTATACAGAGCAAAAATTTTCGACTTATATAAGTCAAAATCCCGAGTGTGCGGGCATGTCGTGCACGCTAACTTTGCTTTATATAAACAACAAAACTAATAATATAACAATTGCTTGGTGTGGCGACAGCAGGGTTTATCAAGTGCGAAACGGCAAAATTTTATTTCAATCGGAGGACCATTCATTAGTAAACGAATTAGTAAAACGAGGTGAAATTTCTCCAGACGAAGCGGCAACCCACCCGCGCCGAAACGTAATATTGCGAGCCATATCAGGGTCAGACAGCCCCACAAAAGCCGACGTTGTGCAAATTAATGACCTGCAAACCGGCGACTATTTTATGCTTTGTACAGATGGCATTTTAGAGGCCGTACCAAATGTAATTTTAGAAAGTATTTTAAAAAAATCGACCGTTTCGGTAGAAGAAGCACGCGATTTAATATTACAATTTTGCTCTGAACTGTCGAACGATAATTTTTCGATGTATTTACTGCAAATTGCCTATGTTGACGAAACGAATGTATCGGGGAAATTGCCAACAGGCCCGGTAACACAAATTATGGGCGACAAGCCGCTTGCGTCAGGGCAAATAACCGGGCAAACACCTGCTAAAAGCCAAAAAGAGCGAAATAAATTTATTCTTTTATCAGTAGTATTAGCCGTTTTGCTGGGACTTGTTTACATGCAATGGACCAAAACACACCAACGGGCTGCCTATCAAAAATTAATTGATAAAGCCAAAAATTTTGAAAATTCAGGCCAGTTAGATTCGGCAATTTTAACTTATAAACAAGCGCAAGTTGATTTTGGCGGCAAAGAATTTGCATCTGAAATTACTGGTTTAATTGAAAGTGCCGAAACCCAACAATCAGAACGAAACCAACAAATTAAATTGCAAACACTAAAAACCGATATTGGCAATTTAATCCTACAACATCCGGAAGACTCCGCAAAAAACAACTCGCTCTTAAAAAATATAGAAATTTACGAACTGACCGATTTAATTTCTATCTACGATTCATTAAAAGCGGCCTACACCGAAGAACAGACAGACAGCAGTTCGATAAAATAG
- a CDS encoding RDD family protein, which produces MSEFNSPDYGYNQSNYGGAPQYAGFWLRFVAYIIDAILINIVTSIINSALGVNMFAALISNPDASPEESMEMLTTMLPSVMQASAIAMVITFLYFAYMESSKHQGTLGKIALGLKVTDMNGQKIDFVKALTRNIAKILSAILLLIGYIMAGFTEKKQALHDVLTGCLVVKK; this is translated from the coding sequence ATGTCCGAATTTAACTCCCCCGACTATGGCTACAATCAATCAAATTATGGCGGCGCACCGCAATATGCAGGCTTTTGGCTGCGTTTTGTGGCCTATATAATTGATGCCATTTTAATAAATATTGTAACAAGTATAATTAACAGCGCCTTGGGTGTTAATATGTTTGCCGCCCTTATAAGTAATCCAGACGCATCGCCCGAAGAGTCTATGGAAATGCTGACCACCATGTTGCCAAGTGTTATGCAGGCATCGGCCATAGCTATGGTAATTACATTTTTGTATTTTGCTTACATGGAGTCGTCTAAACACCAGGGCACCTTGGGCAAAATAGCATTAGGACTTAAAGTAACCGATATGAATGGGCAAAAAATTGATTTTGTAAAAGCCTTAACGCGCAATATTGCAAAAATTTTATCAGCCATTCTCCTTCTTATTGGCTATATAATGGCCGGATTTACCGAAAAAAAACAAGCACTTCATGACGTACTAACCGGATGTTTGGTAGTTAAAAAATAA
- a CDS encoding ABC transporter ATP-binding protein has translation MSNNSSVILDVKNLETQFISDGNLVKAVDNVSFQVKRGETIGIVGESGSGKSVTSLSVMRLIPNPPGRIAGGEIIYTKRDGSTIDLLTLPITEMPKYRGNDIAMIFQEPMTSLNPVYRCGQQVVEAIMLHQKVNSAQAKDITLALFEQVRLPNPARIFAAYPHELSGGQKQRVMIAMAMSCNPSILIADEPTTALDVTVQKRILELMNDLKQKMDGAIMFITHDLGVIGEIADRVLVMYKGKIVEQGNVLDIFKNPQHPYTKGLLACRPPLGRRLRKLPVIADFMDVSSEGTVTEKANSVEQVITNVEVKESETAQRLVKLTEQAPLLEIKNLKTYFPASKNFFGKVLSWVKAVDDVSINVYPGETLGLVGESGCGKTTLGRTILRLAPATEGSIIYKGRSVLDLNKSDMKDLRREMQIIFQDPYSSLNPRMTIGDAIIEPMEIHGLHNNKKERREKAADLLRTVAMNPDHLNRYPHEFSGGQRQRICIARTLALNPSFIICDESVSALDVSVQAQVLNLLIDLREKFGFTYIFISHDLSVVKFMSDRMVVMNAGKIEEVGAADEIYNNPQRDYTKKLIDAIPKGDVATIEQRLKI, from the coding sequence ATGTCTAACAATTCATCTGTCATTCTTGACGTTAAAAATTTAGAAACCCAATTTATTAGTGATGGCAACCTTGTAAAAGCGGTTGATAATGTTAGTTTCCAAGTAAAACGAGGCGAAACCATAGGCATCGTTGGCGAATCCGGATCCGGAAAATCAGTTACTTCATTATCGGTTATGCGCCTCATACCCAACCCACCTGGCCGCATTGCCGGGGGCGAAATTATCTACACAAAACGCGACGGCAGCACCATAGATTTATTAACACTGCCTATCACCGAAATGCCAAAATACAGGGGTAACGATATTGCTATGATATTTCAAGAGCCAATGACCTCACTCAACCCTGTATATCGCTGCGGCCAACAAGTTGTCGAGGCAATTATGCTCCACCAAAAAGTAAACAGCGCACAAGCCAAAGATATTACCTTAGCCCTGTTTGAACAGGTGCGCCTGCCAAACCCTGCGCGTATTTTTGCCGCCTACCCCCACGAACTTTCAGGAGGTCAAAAACAACGGGTAATGATTGCTATGGCCATGAGTTGCAACCCCTCCATACTTATTGCCGACGAACCCACCACCGCCTTAGATGTTACCGTTCAAAAACGCATTTTAGAGCTGATGAACGACCTAAAACAAAAAATGGACGGTGCTATTATGTTTATTACCCACGACCTTGGCGTAATTGGCGAAATAGCCGACCGCGTTTTGGTAATGTACAAAGGTAAAATTGTAGAACAAGGTAATGTATTAGATATATTTAAAAATCCTCAACACCCCTACACAAAAGGACTACTTGCCTGCCGCCCGCCATTAGGCCGGAGGCTGCGCAAACTACCCGTAATTGCCGACTTTATGGACGTGTCTTCAGAAGGAACCGTTACCGAAAAAGCCAATTCTGTTGAGCAAGTAATTACAAATGTAGAAGTAAAAGAAAGTGAAACCGCCCAGCGTTTAGTAAAATTAACCGAACAAGCCCCTTTACTCGAAATAAAAAACCTTAAAACGTATTTTCCTGCTTCAAAAAACTTTTTTGGCAAAGTACTATCATGGGTTAAAGCCGTTGACGACGTAAGCATAAACGTGTATCCGGGCGAAACTTTGGGGTTGGTCGGCGAATCGGGGTGTGGTAAAACAACGCTTGGCCGTACCATTTTGCGCTTAGCCCCAGCAACCGAAGGTAGCATAATTTATAAAGGCCGCTCGGTGCTTGACCTAAACAAAAGCGACATGAAAGATTTGCGCCGCGAAATGCAAATTATTTTTCAAGACCCTTACTCGTCACTAAACCCGCGCATGACCATTGGCGATGCTATTATTGAACCTATGGAAATACACGGCCTACACAATAATAAAAAAGAACGCCGCGAAAAAGCTGCCGACCTGCTTCGTACAGTTGCCATGAATCCCGACCACCTAAACCGTTACCCACACGAGTTTTCGGGCGGGCAGCGCCAGCGCATTTGCATAGCCCGAACCTTGGCACTTAACCCCAGTTTTATAATTTGCGACGAGTCTGTTTCGGCATTAGACGTATCTGTTCAAGCGCAAGTTTTGAACCTGCTAATCGATTTGCGCGAAAAATTTGGATTTACCTATATTTTTATTTCGCACGACCTTAGCGTGGTAAAATTTATGAGCGACCGTATGGTAGTTATGAATGCCGGAAAAATTGAGGAGGTAGGTGCCGCCGACGAGATTTACAATAACCCACAACGCGACTATACTAAAAAATTAATAGACGCTATACCTAAAGGCGATGTCGCTACCATTGAACAGCGCTTGAAAATATAA
- a CDS encoding WG repeat-containing protein produces the protein MEQKPAANFERRLPTGDIVSVLQYKYGLKDAQANLIIPHEYDYLWSASETVYVAAKKNTYILFDANGKLISKLKYDFKWDTEHKTDRYNWVFDANEQVARVKKMGRWGLIKITNGQVVEVFPCQADTILSPLSSPSSNGDLFYYNGLCLVKQNGKWGCANAQGQLVIPAQYTAISARYDGIILAQKTPVQWVIINAQNREVQTIAAKKITINNPIESATKGKLFAFENINGKWGFINTKGEVVLPANFDKIDAFAEGLAPASQSGKYGYLNAQFQMAIASQFDFAYPFNEGLAVVGNKNSWGFIDKTGKIVIPLKYDQVRRFNEGRSWAKRAEKWYIINKQGREIKGFNFKQVQDFENGLAYVVTRDPHTNLRRIGLVDTEGEEVLAPYYDEVFPKNFVNGFGIAHLENRMGIISKSGLITPVKYIDIQFVEHPVFIATAIYTDKTSSKLMYCLINRQGHESNQQIVVD, from the coding sequence ATGGAACAAAAGCCAGCCGCCAATTTTGAGCGGCGTTTACCAACCGGAGATATTGTGTCGGTGCTTCAATATAAATATGGCTTAAAAGATGCGCAAGCAAATTTAATAATACCACACGAATATGATTATTTATGGTCGGCATCGGAAACGGTATATGTGGCTGCAAAAAAAAATACTTATATTTTATTTGATGCCAACGGCAAACTAATAAGTAAACTTAAATACGATTTTAAATGGGATACCGAACATAAAACCGACCGCTATAACTGGGTTTTCGATGCTAACGAACAAGTAGCAAGAGTTAAAAAAATGGGGCGTTGGGGACTTATAAAAATTACAAACGGACAGGTTGTTGAAGTATTCCCATGCCAAGCCGATACAATTTTATCGCCGCTAAGCAGCCCGTCAAGCAATGGCGACTTGTTTTATTATAATGGCCTATGCTTGGTAAAGCAAAATGGCAAATGGGGTTGTGCTAACGCGCAAGGGCAACTAGTAATTCCGGCACAATACACGGCTATTTCAGCTCGTTACGATGGTATAATTTTAGCCCAAAAAACGCCGGTGCAATGGGTTATAATCAATGCTCAAAACCGCGAAGTTCAAACTATAGCGGCCAAAAAAATTACTATTAATAACCCCATTGAGTCGGCAACCAAAGGCAAATTATTTGCTTTTGAAAATATTAATGGCAAATGGGGCTTTATAAATACCAAAGGTGAGGTGGTTTTGCCTGCTAATTTTGACAAAATTGATGCCTTTGCAGAAGGGCTTGCGCCAGCATCTCAATCCGGAAAATATGGGTATTTAAATGCGCAGTTTCAAATGGCTATTGCATCTCAATTCGATTTTGCCTATCCGTTTAATGAAGGTTTGGCCGTTGTAGGAAACAAAAATAGCTGGGGTTTTATTGACAAAACGGGCAAAATTGTGATACCCCTAAAATACGACCAAGTAAGGCGTTTTAATGAAGGCCGTTCGTGGGCTAAACGTGCCGAAAAATGGTATATTATAAACAAACAAGGGCGCGAGATTAAAGGTTTTAATTTTAAACAGGTACAAGATTTTGAAAATGGGTTGGCCTATGTCGTAACCCGCGACCCTCATACAAATTTGCGGCGTATTGGTTTAGTTGATACAGAGGGCGAAGAGGTTTTGGCCCCTTATTACGATGAGGTTTTTCCGAAAAACTTTGTTAATGGATTTGGAATTGCCCATTTAGAAAACCGGATGGGAATTATATCAAAATCCGGATTAATTACGCCGGTAAAATATATAGATATTCAGTTTGTTGAACATCCGGTTTTTATTGCCACGGCTATTTATACCGATAAAACATCGAGCAAATTAATGTATTGCCTTATAAACAGGCAAGGACACGAAAGTAATCAGCAAATAGTAGTTGATTAA